A portion of the Nitratidesulfovibrio termitidis HI1 genome contains these proteins:
- a CDS encoding PilZ domain-containing protein, with product MTTHDEFDDFDFTLPSDNEGERRAYRTSVPGLEASVAGKDGTFPVENVSSVGIAMHAPGHAFAEGEDLRVDLLIQGRPYITALPAKVARLGDGGLVGCEFASPDFWQEARLDKLVLEVQKRMIAQRRAESEKRDAQAAGQHRDSGTAADASSDAPAGAGGSTRFTVDSAAGTELDV from the coding sequence ATGACGACGCACGACGAATTCGACGATTTCGATTTCACGCTGCCCTCGGACAATGAGGGCGAACGCCGGGCCTACCGCACGTCGGTGCCCGGCCTTGAAGCAAGCGTGGCGGGGAAGGACGGCACATTCCCCGTGGAAAACGTGAGCTCGGTGGGCATTGCCATGCACGCCCCCGGCCACGCCTTTGCGGAAGGGGAGGACCTTCGGGTCGACCTGCTGATCCAGGGCAGGCCCTACATCACCGCGCTGCCCGCCAAGGTGGCGCGGCTGGGTGATGGGGGCCTCGTCGGGTGCGAATTCGCCTCGCCGGACTTCTGGCAGGAAGCGCGCCTGGACAAGCTGGTGCTCGAGGTTCAGAAGCGGATGATCGCCCAGCGCAGGGCGGAATCCGAAAAACGTGATGCGCAGGCCGCCGGGCAGCACCGCGACAGCGGGACTGCTGCCGATGCGTCTTCCGACGCGCCCGCAGGTGCGGGCGGTTCCACCCGGTTCACGGTGGACAGCGCCGCCGGGACGGAACTGGACGTCTGA
- a CDS encoding DUF362 domain-containing protein: MSKPVSRRDFLKGGAVALGTVAVARTLRTVDPVFAAQEAKAEVFFSRDLSAEGLRKLYARVNQGIRGKVAVKVHTGEPNGPNIIPREWVRALLPDVPNPTMVECNVLYPSPRQTTEGHRETLATNGWDFCPVDIMDADGDVNLPVAGGKWISELAVGRNITRYDSMVVLTHFKGHTMGGFGGSLKNIAIGCASGKVGKEQLHREGAELWSGGPNFMERMVEGGKAIVDHFGPRITYINVLRNMSVDCDCAGVSAAPVVTPDIGILASTDILAVDQASVDMVYALPAVERQALVERIESRSGLHQLAHMKALKMGTAAYEVIPV, from the coding sequence ATGTCAAAGCCAGTGTCACGCCGTGATTTCCTGAAGGGTGGGGCCGTCGCTCTCGGTACCGTCGCCGTCGCGCGGACGTTGCGGACCGTGGACCCCGTGTTTGCCGCCCAGGAAGCGAAGGCCGAGGTTTTTTTCAGCAGGGACCTGAGCGCAGAGGGCCTGCGCAAGCTGTACGCCAGGGTAAATCAGGGGATTCGCGGCAAGGTCGCGGTCAAGGTGCATACCGGCGAGCCGAACGGCCCGAACATCATCCCCCGGGAATGGGTCCGGGCCTTGCTGCCCGATGTGCCCAACCCCACCATGGTGGAGTGCAATGTGCTGTACCCCAGCCCGCGCCAGACCACGGAAGGGCACAGGGAGACACTGGCCACGAACGGCTGGGATTTTTGCCCCGTGGATATCATGGATGCGGATGGCGACGTCAATCTGCCGGTTGCCGGGGGCAAGTGGATCAGCGAACTGGCAGTCGGCAGGAACATCACGCGGTACGACTCGATGGTGGTGTTGACCCATTTCAAGGGGCACACCATGGGCGGGTTCGGCGGTTCCTTGAAGAACATTGCCATCGGTTGCGCTTCCGGCAAGGTGGGCAAGGAGCAACTGCACAGGGAAGGCGCGGAACTGTGGTCCGGTGGGCCGAACTTCATGGAGCGCATGGTCGAGGGGGGCAAGGCCATCGTCGATCACTTCGGCCCCCGCATTACCTACATCAACGTGCTGCGCAACATGTCCGTGGACTGCGATTGCGCGGGCGTCTCCGCTGCCCCGGTGGTCACGCCGGACATCGGCATTCTTGCGTCGACGGATATCCTTGCCGTGGATCAGGCTTCGGTGGACATGGTGTACGCTCTCCCTGCGGTCGAGCGGCAGGCATTGGTGGAGCGCATTGAAAGCCGTAGCGGCCTGCACCAGCTTGCGCACATGAAAGCCTTGAAGATGGGAACGGCGGCATACGAAGTGATTCCTGTCTGA
- a CDS encoding glycerol-3-phosphate dehydrogenase/oxidase, translated as MNRSGLLERLKSGREFDLLVIGGGATGCGVAVDAATRGLDVALVDRADFAQGTSSRSTKLVHGGVRYLEKAVLQCDREQFGLVREGLRERGFLLANAPHLAHAVRLLTPVPSWKDAGYMFAGLTLYDLLAGRLGLGHSKFVSKRAAERMFPTLRMGDYKAAVTYWDGQFNDARMAVALARTANAHGATCCNHVEVTHLIKEGGRLRGAELRDMLTGETWTLRARGIINATGPLADTVRRMDDPGADEILKVSSGIHIVLEAGFTPPDLSLMIPKTEDGRVLFMIPWQNHVVFGTTDEHANPEHDPVPDVADIDYLLRYASKYLSRPVTRGDVRAVWSGLRPLVFAPGKGSTQELARTHVIDVSPAGLLTIAGGKWTSYRMMAQDTVDRADVAFGLNLTRPCVTRHLKVVGARGFIPGGHTEIAREYGVSAELAKALHGTYGDETGQVLAIARDENLGDRVHPDHPHIMAEVAFIVRNELAMKLVDVLVRRLPMGLLDVEHTLQAAPGVARVMAAELGWDAARTDAELQYLETYLSGWRAPRD; from the coding sequence ATGAACAGGTCAGGGTTGCTGGAACGACTGAAGTCCGGTCGCGAATTCGATCTTCTGGTGATCGGCGGCGGGGCTACCGGTTGCGGCGTGGCCGTGGATGCGGCAACGCGCGGGCTGGACGTCGCGCTGGTCGATCGGGCCGACTTCGCGCAGGGCACCAGCAGCCGCAGCACCAAACTGGTGCACGGCGGGGTGCGCTACCTGGAAAAGGCGGTGCTGCAGTGCGACCGCGAACAGTTCGGCCTGGTGCGTGAAGGACTGCGCGAACGCGGCTTTCTGCTGGCCAACGCCCCCCATCTGGCCCACGCGGTGCGCCTGCTGACGCCCGTGCCCAGTTGGAAGGACGCGGGCTACATGTTTGCGGGGCTTACCCTGTACGACCTGCTGGCCGGGCGTCTTGGCCTTGGGCACAGCAAGTTCGTAAGCAAGCGGGCGGCGGAACGCATGTTCCCCACCCTGCGCATGGGCGACTACAAGGCCGCCGTCACCTACTGGGACGGCCAGTTCAACGACGCGCGCATGGCAGTGGCCCTGGCGCGCACCGCCAACGCCCACGGGGCCACCTGCTGCAACCACGTGGAAGTCACCCACCTGATCAAGGAAGGCGGGCGGCTGCGCGGTGCGGAACTGCGCGACATGCTTACCGGCGAAACGTGGACCCTGCGCGCCAGGGGCATCATCAACGCCACCGGTCCCCTGGCCGACACCGTGCGCCGCATGGACGACCCCGGCGCGGATGAAATCCTCAAGGTCAGCTCGGGCATCCACATCGTGCTCGAGGCGGGCTTCACCCCGCCGGACCTGTCGCTGATGATTCCCAAAACCGAAGACGGCCGCGTGCTGTTCATGATACCGTGGCAGAACCATGTGGTCTTCGGCACCACGGACGAGCACGCCAACCCCGAGCACGATCCCGTGCCCGACGTGGCCGACATCGACTACCTGCTGCGCTACGCCAGCAAGTACCTGTCGCGGCCCGTCACGCGGGGCGACGTGCGCGCGGTGTGGAGCGGGCTGCGGCCGCTGGTGTTCGCGCCTGGCAAGGGCAGCACCCAGGAACTGGCCCGCACCCACGTCATCGATGTCTCGCCCGCCGGGCTGCTGACCATCGCGGGCGGCAAGTGGACCAGCTACCGCATGATGGCCCAGGATACCGTGGACCGCGCCGACGTGGCCTTCGGCCTGAACCTGACGCGCCCCTGCGTGACCCGCCACCTGAAGGTCGTGGGCGCGCGCGGGTTCATCCCCGGCGGCCACACCGAAATCGCGCGCGAATACGGCGTGTCGGCGGAACTGGCCAAGGCGCTGCACGGCACCTATGGCGACGAAACAGGCCAGGTGCTGGCCATCGCCCGCGACGAGAACCTGGGCGACCGGGTGCACCCCGACCACCCGCACATCATGGCCGAAGTTGCCTTCATCGTGCGCAACGAACTGGCCATGAAGCTTGTGGACGTGCTGGTGCGCCGCCTGCCCATGGGGCTGCTGGATGTGGAGCACACGCTTCAGGCCGCGCCGGGCGTTGCCCGGGTCATGGCCGCCGAACTCGGCTGGGATGCAGCCCGGACCGACGCGGAACTGCAATACCTCGAAACGTATCTTTCGGGGTGGCGCGCGCCCAGGGATTAA
- a CDS encoding sugar-binding transcriptional regulator, whose amino-acid sequence MMHDPMERALLSRIAWAYYVEGMTQSDVADWLGISRVRVNRLLQVCRDEGYVQILVNADRAVCYELERSMEAAFGLRRAVVIPTPPSQKSLNRNLGHAAAQYLSGVLRDGSSLGLGWGTTVAAAATAVPRKPAQGLTVVSLYGGLPYSVVINPYEIVATFARRLSASQTYYIAAPMFAPSPESCRLLKSQELFRSVYARAVRVDVALIGIGQLAPDATNAVLGAITQDDVRSLQRTTAVGEVFGTFVDASGVPVEHPMNACFMGPSLDEVRSIPMTIAAAGGENKTAIIRAALTGGFVNVLVTDESTALRLLDREHGGDA is encoded by the coding sequence ATGATGCACGACCCCATGGAGCGCGCGCTGCTCAGCCGCATAGCCTGGGCCTATTACGTCGAGGGCATGACCCAGTCCGACGTGGCCGACTGGCTGGGCATCAGCCGGGTGCGCGTCAACAGGCTGCTCCAGGTCTGCCGCGACGAAGGCTACGTGCAGATTCTGGTCAACGCAGACCGGGCCGTCTGCTACGAGCTCGAGCGCAGCATGGAGGCCGCCTTCGGCCTGCGCCGCGCCGTGGTCATACCCACCCCGCCTTCGCAGAAATCGCTCAATCGCAATCTTGGCCACGCCGCCGCCCAGTACCTTTCCGGGGTGTTGCGCGATGGTTCGTCGCTGGGCCTTGGCTGGGGCACCACCGTTGCCGCCGCCGCCACCGCCGTTCCGCGCAAGCCCGCCCAGGGTCTTACGGTGGTTTCGCTGTATGGCGGCCTGCCCTACAGCGTGGTGATCAATCCCTACGAAATAGTCGCCACTTTCGCGCGGCGCCTGTCCGCCTCGCAGACCTACTACATTGCCGCGCCCATGTTTGCCCCCAGCCCGGAATCGTGCCGCCTGCTGAAGTCGCAGGAGCTGTTCCGTTCCGTGTACGCGCGGGCGGTGCGGGTGGACGTGGCGCTTATCGGCATAGGCCAGCTTGCCCCCGACGCCACCAACGCGGTGCTCGGCGCCATAACCCAGGATGACGTGCGCTCGTTGCAGCGCACCACGGCCGTCGGCGAGGTGTTCGGCACCTTCGTCGACGCTTCCGGCGTGCCCGTCGAACACCCCATGAACGCCTGTTTCATGGGGCCCAGCCTCGACGAGGTGCGCTCCATACCAATGACCATCGCCGCCGCGGGCGGCGAGAACAAGACTGCGATCATAAGGGCGGCGCTTACCGGCGGCTTCGTCAATGTGCTGGTCACGGACGAAAGCACCGCGTTGCGCCTGCTCGATCGGGAACACGGAGGAGATGCATGA
- a CDS encoding biotin attachment protein: MFDITQLLDEIKASPYEEIVVTAPHTGVVTFADVREGARVIGPSGTWKEKKGTLLATIERERNQKPIHAVEKGEVKEVLRHLEGAFVEAGTPLVRLRHFLSRDEVLAIILKKALHLFVAPERAKYYFAPDVDKKVKASGPSSVSLHEGMDLFIMSRMKREASLAYSGPSGVIYAVYFQHNENVDAGQPLIGVCPPDQLPQIEDVVARVQTEWEERE; encoded by the coding sequence GTGTTCGACATCACGCAATTGCTGGATGAAATAAAGGCGTCTCCCTACGAGGAGATCGTCGTCACCGCGCCGCATACCGGCGTGGTCACGTTTGCCGACGTGCGCGAAGGCGCCCGGGTCATCGGGCCTTCCGGTACGTGGAAGGAAAAGAAGGGCACGCTGCTCGCCACCATCGAGCGCGAGCGCAACCAGAAGCCCATCCACGCCGTGGAAAAGGGCGAGGTCAAGGAAGTGCTGCGCCACCTGGAAGGCGCCTTCGTCGAGGCGGGCACTCCCCTTGTGCGGCTGCGCCACTTCCTGTCGCGCGACGAAGTGCTGGCCATCATCCTCAAGAAGGCCCTGCACCTCTTTGTCGCGCCGGAACGCGCCAAGTACTACTTCGCGCCCGACGTGGACAAGAAGGTCAAGGCCTCCGGTCCCAGCTCCGTCTCGCTGCACGAAGGCATGGACCTGTTCATCATGTCGCGCATGAAGCGCGAGGCCTCGCTGGCCTATTCCGGCCCCAGCGGCGTCATCTACGCCGTGTACTTCCAACACAACGAAAACGTGGATGCGGGCCAGCCCCTCATCGGCGTGTGCCCGCCGGACCAGCTGCCCCAGATCGAGGATGTGGTGGCCCGCGTGCAGACCGAGTGGGAAGAACGGGAGTAA
- a CDS encoding OmpA/MotB family protein, which translates to MADDIELDMEVEEDEPPTEWLATLADVSMLLLCFFILLFALSTIDKTKITETFDAVRTVFGGKDSELATSAVRSDESSALLESVRLQRQIIEAQRNTYSEMRTYFNKTGVEGVIGSVFDEGIITLRIPAEVMFAPGETDLSPQAERYLKPLADLFVRKKDQSINIRGFTDDSQPGPTSRFRDNWELSSLRAVSVLRYFLKAGIDSKRLTATGLGELDPLFPNTTEENRTRNRRVEFMLERRVTK; encoded by the coding sequence ATGGCCGATGACATCGAACTCGACATGGAAGTGGAAGAGGACGAGCCGCCGACCGAGTGGCTGGCCACCCTTGCCGACGTTTCCATGCTGCTGCTGTGCTTTTTCATCCTGCTCTTCGCCCTGTCCACCATCGACAAGACCAAGATAACCGAAACGTTCGACGCCGTGCGTACGGTATTCGGCGGCAAGGATTCGGAACTGGCCACCTCTGCCGTGCGCAGCGACGAATCGAGCGCGCTGCTGGAATCGGTCCGGCTGCAACGCCAGATCATCGAAGCCCAACGCAACACCTATTCGGAAATGCGCACCTACTTCAACAAGACGGGGGTAGAGGGCGTCATTGGGTCTGTATTTGATGAGGGCATCATAACCCTGCGGATTCCTGCGGAAGTCATGTTCGCCCCCGGCGAGACGGATTTGAGCCCCCAGGCCGAGCGGTATCTGAAACCGCTGGCGGACCTGTTCGTGCGCAAGAAGGACCAGTCCATAAATATCCGGGGGTTTACGGACGACTCGCAACCAGGCCCAACGTCAAGATTCCGGGATAATTGGGAACTTTCTTCGTTGCGCGCTGTGAGCGTATTACGCTATTTCCTGAAAGCGGGCATCGACTCCAAGCGGTTGACAGCCACCGGGCTTGGTGAGTTAGACCCCCTGTTCCCGAACACCACGGAAGAAAACCGGACGCGCAACAGGCGCGTGGAATTCATGCTGGAACGCCGGGTGACCAAGTGA
- a CDS encoding motility protein A yields MDIATFFGVLTGFGLVVGAIMMGPEPGKFFDIASVMIVFGGTSASIFVTFPLEEVLQAVRGGFKAFGTKRVQAQDVVNTMVRIAEISRREGLIALENVQTENALIKKACQLIADNADPGLIRGTVSIEIASMKRRHNVSISVFNRLGGYAPAFGMIGTLIGLVQMLATLNDPSSIGPSMAVAIITTFYGALLSNLLFLPIAGKLKARSMQEELHLLIIFEGAKCILENNNPRLVYEKLSSFLPPKERKDGR; encoded by the coding sequence ATGGATATAGCAACTTTTTTCGGTGTGCTCACGGGCTTCGGCCTGGTGGTCGGCGCCATCATGATGGGCCCCGAGCCGGGGAAATTCTTTGACATCGCCAGCGTGATGATCGTGTTCGGGGGCACTTCTGCCTCCATTTTCGTCACCTTTCCCCTGGAAGAAGTGTTGCAGGCGGTCCGGGGCGGCTTCAAGGCCTTCGGCACCAAGCGGGTACAGGCGCAGGACGTGGTGAACACCATGGTCCGCATTGCCGAGATCAGCCGCCGCGAAGGGCTCATCGCCCTCGAAAACGTGCAGACCGAAAACGCCCTGATCAAGAAGGCCTGCCAACTCATCGCCGACAATGCCGACCCCGGCCTGATCCGGGGCACCGTGTCCATCGAGATCGCCTCGATGAAACGGCGGCACAACGTGTCCATCAGCGTGTTCAACCGGCTGGGCGGCTATGCCCCGGCCTTCGGCATGATCGGCACGCTCATCGGCCTCGTGCAGATGCTGGCCACCCTCAACGACCCCTCCTCCATCGGCCCGTCCATGGCCGTGGCCATCATCACCACTTTCTACGGGGCCCTGCTCTCCAACCTGCTGTTCCTGCCCATCGCGGGCAAGCTGAAGGCGCGCAGCATGCAGGAGGAACTGCACCTGCTGATCATTTTCGAGGGGGCCAAGTGCATCCTCGAGAACAACAACCCCAGGCTGGTGTACGAAAAGCTTTCTTCGTTCCTGCCGCCCAAGGAGCGCAAGGATGGCCGATGA
- a CDS encoding biotin carboxylase N-terminal domain-containing protein, protein MQTKDHKVLVANRGEIAIRIVQACRKLGLAFTCVYTAEDAASGHVRIARELGGDKSLCRVSSYHDANELMAVADDAGATAVHPGYGFFAEDYRFARRVSQRDRKLIFIGPSWRVIRELGDKINTKRLARSLGVPTVPGSDRPIYDEMEAEKVAQSLFEFQEQQGIRKPLVLVKASAGGGGMGIEEVYDIDLFRSVYRRIRNYALRQFKDEGVLIEQRIRDFNHLEVQVVSDRSGRNPVHFGTRNCSIQSTGLQKRIEIAPGFDPSSIEYGFDAAQVLRDITQHSLAMARKVGYDNVGTWEWIVTRDGRPFLMEVNTRIQVENGVSATIARVRGEKGVDIIAEQIRIGLGEPLGYGQEDISFEGVGVEYRLIAEDPDNRFTPWVGRVDGFGWPERPWLAMHTHVPSDDPYDIPTEFDPNLALAIIWGKDLAEARERGVEFLDTLVLEGANNAGEPLRSNVRFLRDNTGRILKF, encoded by the coding sequence GTGCAGACGAAAGACCATAAGGTGCTGGTGGCGAACAGAGGGGAAATCGCCATTCGCATCGTTCAGGCCTGCCGCAAGCTGGGCCTGGCTTTCACGTGCGTGTACACGGCGGAGGACGCCGCGTCGGGCCATGTGCGCATTGCCCGCGAACTGGGCGGCGACAAGAGCCTCTGCCGCGTCTCCTCCTATCATGATGCCAACGAACTCATGGCCGTTGCAGACGATGCGGGCGCCACCGCCGTGCATCCGGGCTATGGCTTTTTTGCCGAAGACTACCGCTTTGCCCGCCGCGTTTCCCAGCGCGACCGCAAGCTTATCTTCATCGGCCCTTCGTGGCGGGTAATCCGCGAACTGGGCGACAAGATCAATACCAAGCGCCTCGCGCGCAGCCTGGGCGTGCCCACCGTGCCCGGTTCAGACCGGCCCATCTACGACGAGATGGAAGCGGAAAAGGTGGCCCAGAGCCTGTTCGAATTCCAGGAACAGCAGGGCATCCGCAAGCCGCTGGTGCTGGTCAAGGCATCGGCGGGCGGCGGCGGCATGGGCATCGAAGAGGTGTACGACATCGACCTCTTCCGCTCCGTGTACCGGCGCATCCGCAACTATGCCCTGCGCCAGTTCAAGGACGAGGGCGTGCTCATCGAGCAGCGCATCCGCGACTTCAACCACCTGGAAGTGCAGGTGGTGTCCGACCGCAGCGGGCGCAACCCCGTGCATTTCGGCACCCGCAACTGCTCCATCCAGTCCACCGGCCTTCAGAAGCGCATCGAGATCGCCCCCGGTTTCGATCCTTCGTCCATCGAATACGGTTTCGACGCCGCCCAGGTGCTGCGCGACATCACCCAGCACTCGCTGGCCATGGCCCGCAAGGTGGGCTACGACAACGTGGGCACCTGGGAATGGATCGTCACCCGCGACGGCCGCCCCTTCCTGATGGAAGTGAATACCCGCATCCAGGTGGAGAACGGCGTGTCCGCCACCATCGCCCGCGTGCGCGGCGAGAAGGGCGTGGATATCATCGCCGAGCAGATCCGCATCGGCCTTGGCGAGCCGCTGGGCTACGGGCAGGAGGACATCAGCTTCGAGGGCGTGGGCGTGGAATACCGCCTGATCGCCGAAGACCCGGACAACCGCTTCACCCCGTGGGTGGGCCGCGTGGACGGCTTCGGCTGGCCCGAACGCCCCTGGCTGGCCATGCACACCCACGTGCCCAGCGACGACCCCTACGACATTCCCACCGAGTTCGACCCCAACCTGGCGCTGGCCATCATCTGGGGCAAGGACCTTGCGGAAGCCAGGGAGCGCGGCGTCGAATTCCTCGACACGCTGGTGCTGGAAGGCGCCAACAACGCGGGCGAGCCGCTGCGTTCCAACGTCCGGTTCCTGCGGGACAACACCGGGCGCATCCTGAAGTTCTAG
- a CDS encoding single-stranded DNA-binding protein produces the protein MLNKVMIIGRLGRDPELRYAQNGTPIANLRIATDESYTDRDGNKVDRVEWHTVVVFQRAAENCANYLGKGSLVFVEGSLQTRKWQDQNGQDRYSTEIKAQRVQFLDRRGEGAGAQPAEGGGAPRRSYQQGQQQSGGQGGGQGGQGGQRRQAPQGDPYGADEDLGPAFPSEASGMDDVPF, from the coding sequence ATGCTCAACAAGGTCATGATCATAGGACGTCTCGGCCGCGACCCCGAACTGCGCTACGCCCAGAACGGCACCCCCATCGCCAACCTGCGCATCGCCACCGACGAATCGTACACCGACCGCGACGGCAACAAGGTCGACCGCGTGGAGTGGCACACCGTGGTGGTCTTTCAGCGCGCGGCGGAAAACTGCGCCAACTACCTCGGCAAGGGCAGCCTTGTCTTTGTCGAAGGCAGCCTGCAAACCCGCAAGTGGCAGGACCAGAACGGCCAGGACCGCTACTCCACCGAAATCAAGGCCCAGCGCGTCCAGTTCCTTGACCGGCGCGGTGAAGGCGCGGGCGCCCAGCCCGCCGAAGGCGGCGGCGCACCCCGGCGGTCCTACCAACAGGGTCAGCAGCAGTCCGGTGGGCAGGGTGGCGGCCAGGGCGGGCAGGGCGGCCAGCGCCGTCAGGCCCCGCAGGGCGATCCCTACGGCGCGGACGAGGATCTCGGGCCGGCCTTCCCCTCCGAAGCCAGCGGCATGGACGACGTGCCGTTCTAG
- a CDS encoding acetyl-CoA carboxylase, translated as MDTEKRTQHLAERLGYIRDVFGGKHNENIALLESKLQEFNLRLSEGSISDENAALTTLEDLFDFVERKLEAELTPMDKVRIVRHPQRICLRDILENVYDNYTEIGGKDEHSIDPSMLIARAYITRRSGKKTINLPVLVIGQEKGHGEEFRNGGSVKPWGNAKALQYMKVAETEGIPIHTYVFTPGSYPVEDYPGAAQQIARNLYEMAGLRVPVIAVFSEGGSGGAEAIGLSDRRLMLSHGYYSVISPEGAAAIEGRLRHGQRAAPELIEKCAQQLRITAEDNLRMGYIDHVVAEPPLGARPYHYDFFRGLRQEIIRATDEVILNVKGFAPFRAMVLRRRRGKAETMDLDNMYVRWSLSSAAKDRLVTRRHRKFNRLARNAARDRRPVLRKLSNMGWDAWWDIYSYFKYDLLRKHQQKIAYLMEEVEAEAQVLMEKVAAPWRKITCALPGGSCQSSEQTERELTTLSDWDEEGQRSGNWSYVSPRAKEDRAITCPNAGSHGCLDLWAPDLFGEFAGVCTYCGHHFPMEYQWYLHNVFDEGSIFEFNSEIEAGNPLGFEGFDVKLEQAKKQTGLKSGCVTFEARIDNVKLVVAMLVAPFRGGSVGAAEGEKFVQAAERAKKKRYPFLAYVHGTAGIRIQEGTNGVIQMPRCTMAVRRYIEAGGLYLVLYDTNSYAGPLASFLGCSPYQFSIRSANIGFAGPGVIKETTGVDIPPDYHRAYRALSRGHIQGIWDRRDARMNLKQALLTMGGRNLYYR; from the coding sequence ATGGATACCGAAAAGAGAACGCAGCACCTCGCCGAACGTCTGGGGTACATCCGCGACGTGTTCGGCGGAAAGCACAACGAGAACATCGCGCTCCTCGAGTCCAAGCTGCAGGAGTTCAACCTGCGGCTGTCCGAGGGGTCCATCAGCGACGAAAACGCCGCGCTGACCACCCTTGAAGACCTGTTCGACTTCGTCGAGCGCAAGCTGGAAGCCGAACTGACGCCCATGGACAAGGTGCGCATCGTGCGGCACCCGCAGCGCATCTGCCTGCGCGACATCCTGGAAAACGTCTACGACAACTATACCGAAATCGGCGGCAAGGACGAACACTCCATCGATCCGTCCATGCTCATCGCCCGCGCCTACATCACCCGGCGCAGCGGCAAGAAGACCATCAACCTGCCGGTTCTGGTCATCGGGCAGGAAAAGGGCCACGGAGAGGAATTCCGCAACGGCGGCTCGGTGAAGCCGTGGGGCAACGCCAAGGCCCTTCAGTACATGAAGGTCGCCGAAACCGAAGGCATCCCCATCCACACCTACGTCTTCACGCCCGGCTCGTACCCCGTAGAGGACTACCCCGGCGCAGCCCAGCAGATTGCCCGCAACCTGTACGAAATGGCGGGCCTGCGCGTGCCGGTCATTGCCGTGTTTTCGGAAGGCGGCTCCGGCGGGGCAGAGGCCATCGGCCTTTCCGACCGGCGCCTGATGCTTTCGCACGGGTACTATTCGGTCATCTCGCCCGAAGGGGCGGCGGCCATCGAAGGCCGCCTGCGCCATGGCCAGCGCGCCGCGCCCGAGCTGATCGAAAAGTGCGCCCAGCAACTGCGCATCACGGCGGAAGACAACCTGCGCATGGGCTACATCGACCATGTGGTGGCGGAACCGCCCCTTGGCGCGCGCCCGTACCACTACGACTTCTTCCGGGGGCTGCGGCAGGAAATCATCCGCGCCACGGACGAGGTGATCCTGAACGTGAAAGGCTTTGCCCCGTTCCGGGCCATGGTGCTGCGCCGCCGCCGCGGCAAGGCCGAAACCATGGATCTCGACAACATGTACGTGCGCTGGAGCCTGTCGTCCGCCGCCAAGGACCGGCTGGTGACCCGCCGCCATCGCAAGTTCAACCGCCTTGCCCGCAATGCCGCGCGCGACAGGCGTCCCGTGCTGCGCAAGCTGTCCAACATGGGCTGGGACGCCTGGTGGGACATCTACTCCTACTTCAAGTACGACCTGCTCCGTAAGCACCAGCAGAAGATCGCCTACCTCATGGAAGAGGTGGAGGCCGAAGCCCAGGTGCTGATGGAAAAGGTGGCCGCCCCGTGGCGCAAGATCACCTGCGCGCTGCCCGGCGGGTCGTGCCAGAGCAGCGAACAGACCGAACGTGAACTGACCACCCTGTCCGACTGGGACGAGGAAGGCCAGCGCAGCGGCAACTGGAGCTACGTCAGCCCCCGCGCCAAGGAAGACCGCGCCATCACCTGCCCCAACGCGGGCAGCCACGGCTGCCTCGACCTGTGGGCACCGGACCTGTTCGGCGAATTCGCCGGGGTGTGCACCTACTGCGGGCACCACTTTCCCATGGAATACCAGTGGTACCTGCACAACGTGTTCGATGAGGGCTCCATCTTCGAGTTCAATTCGGAGATCGAGGCTGGCAACCCGCTCGGTTTCGAAGGGTTCGACGTCAAGCTTGAGCAGGCCAAGAAGCAGACCGGCCTGAAAAGCGGCTGCGTCACCTTCGAGGCGCGCATCGACAACGTGAAGCTGGTGGTGGCCATGCTGGTGGCCCCGTTCCGGGGCGGCTCCGTGGGCGCGGCAGAGGGCGAAAAGTTCGTCCAGGCCGCCGAGCGCGCCAAGAAGAAGCGCTACCCCTTCCTGGCCTACGTGCACGGCACTGCCGGCATCCGCATCCAGGAAGGCACCAACGGGGTCATCCAGATGCCCCGCTGCACCATGGCCGTGCGCCGCTACATAGAAGCCGGTGGCCTGTACCTGGTGCTGTACGACACCAACTCGTACGCCGGGCCGCTGGCCAGCTTCCTCGGCTGCTCGCCCTACCAGTTCTCCATCCGTTCGGCCAATATCGGCTTTGCCGGGCCGGGCGTCATCAAGGAGACCACGGGCGTGGACATCCCGCCGGACTACCACAGGGCCTACCGGGCCTTGTCGCGCGGGCATATCCAGGGCATCTGGGACCGCCGCGACGCGCGCATGAACCTGAAGCAGGCCCTTCTGACCATGGGCGGCCGCAACCTCTACTACCGGTAG